In the genome of Paenibacillus pabuli, the window GCCGTTATTATGCGTGTGGGTGATGCATTCATGGCCATCCCTACCATTTTATTTATGCTCGTTGTGATGGCTATTGTGGGTCCGGGCATTACGACGCTGATTTTGGTTATCGGTGTGACGAACTGGGTGCCTTTCACCCGCGTAGTTCGCAGTGAAGTATTGAGTATCAAGGAACGGGACTTTGTTCACGCTGCCAGATCGATCGGTGCCAAGAATGGAAGATTAATTCTGAAACATATACTGCCCAATATTTTATCCTCTTTTATCGTGATCTGTGGGATGAATGTGGGGACCACGATCATTATGGAAGCTTCGCTCAGTTTCCTGGGCCTTGGCATTAAGCCGCCTGACATTTCGTGGGGAGGCATGCTCAGTGATGGAAGACAATATGTGGCTACAAGCTGGTGGGTGGCAACTTTCCCCGGACTGGCAATTACCCTGACGGTTCTCGGTGTCATTTTCCTGGGCGATTGGCTGCGCGATGTGCTTGATCCACGTACGGATACGAACAAAAAATAAAGGAACGTAGATGGGAGCCATGGACATGAATAAAAGACCGATTTTGCCGGAGGACTTAGTTCATTACCGCTGGGTCAGCCAGCCTGTTGTCAATCAAGATGGTCAGGTGGCTTACGTTGAACAAACAATTGATCAGCAGAAAAATGAATATATTACCCAAATTCGTGGCGTTTTACTTGATGGCAGTGAGGACAAGACGCTTACAGATGGAGTAAAGGATTCATCTCCTTCCTGGTCACCAGATGGAACACAGCTCGCTTTTTTACGATTGGAAAAAGGGGGGAAAGGGTTGTGGACCCTTTCGTCAGGTGATACAAAGGCTATAAATCGCATCTCGCCTGAACGTAAGCTTTTACAGTTTGTATGGTCCCCGGATGGGCAATATATTGCGTTTACCAGCAAAGTTGCAGAAGGCGACGAAGAAGCGAAGACGGATGAAACGTCCAAGATGGGCAAAGCATTCAAGCCAGACGAATCACATGATGTAAATCTTCTGCGAGGCAAGGTATTTGAGCGCACGACACCCAAGGCAGAGGGCTCCGGCTGGTGGGATGGTCTTTATAGCCATCTTTTTGTATATGAGATCGAAAGTGGGACCATCACACAGCTTACAACCGGACGATGGAATGTTACTGCTCCGGTATGGTCGCCAGACGCTCAGTCTATTTCTTTTGTTTCCAAGCAGGTACAGGATCAGGATCTGGATGCCGATCTGTTGTACTTTGCAGATATTTACACTGTGAAGTTGGATAATGGTGCGCTCAGTAAAATAACGGATTCCAGTCTGCAGGTGAGCCAGTTCGCCTATACACCTGACGCGCAGCGACTGTTAGTGATTGCAAGCGACCGGGTGTATGGCAGCGGGAGTCACAACAGACTGTATAAAGTGTCCACCAGAGGCGGTACTCCCAAGCAGCTGGCACCTGAAGTAGATATGCAGCTGGGAAACGCCGCTCTTGGAGACATGAAATCGGCAAGCCCGTCGCCGTCACCCCTGGTTAACGACCTTTTTGGGCAATGTACGGCATATGTGTTGGGTACGCAGGATGGAAATGTGGATGTGTATCAAATTAATGAGGATGGGCAGTGTCAATCCGTAACCGGAATCGGCGAGAAGGACGTGTATCAATATACGTTATCGCCCGATGGCAAGGCTATGGTTGTTAGTGCTTTAACCGCAGATCACCCCGGCGAGTTATACCGTGTGGATATCAACAGTGGAGAAATGTTCAGACTTACCCGGCGAAACGATGAATTTTTGGAAGGTCTGCAAGTCCATGTACCTGAACGTGTGGAGTTTACCTCATCGGACGGGTGGCCGATCCAAGGTTGGTTGTTGAAGCCGGTAATGCAGGAATCAACTACAAAAGTGCCGATGGTTTTACAGATTCATGGTGGCCCCCATGCCATGTATACAGGCATCTTCAGCCACGAAATGCAGACTCTTGCTGCACAGGGGTATGCGGTTCTATGGGTAAATCCCCGTGGAAGTATGGGATACGGACAGGAATTCGCCAGAGCTTGCCGAGGTGATTTTGCCGGGGGAGACTGCCGGGACCTGCTTGAGGCGGTGGATTATGCACTGGCAACATATGATTTTCTGGATGAAACACGTCTGGGCATAGGGGGTGGCAGTTATGGAGGTGTCATGACCAACTGGATCGTGGCTCATACCAATAGATTTAAGGCGGCAGTAACACAGCGCTGCATATCCAATTGGTTGTCCCTGTATGGAACGAGTGATATTGGAATCTCCTATGTGGAGGGCGTAATTGGTGGCAATCCAACCGAAAATGCAGATATGTTATGGTCCCGTTCCCCCCTTGCTCATGCGCACAAGATTGAGACGCCACTTCTGATTATGCATGGTGAGCAAGATTATCGTACACCGATCGGACAGGCAGAGGAGTTATATACCACGTTGAAACGATATGGCAAAACGACCAAACTGATTCGATATCCAGGCTCCAATCACACTTTGCTCAAAAGCGGAAAACCCTCGCTGCGCGTGGATAGCTTTGAACAGGTCAATGCCTGGTTTAATCAATACCTGAGAGATGGAGAAGATGGAGCATGAGCCGTGTTCCGTTATCCATTCCTGTAGCCATGTTAGTGGAAAATGTTCTGACGAGCGGTGAACCGGGTGAAGTGATTATCGATTGTTTGCAAAGAAGGGACTTCACTTCGCTGTTATCCAAGATCAAGGAACCAAGTATGGATCTGGGAGAGAGATTGGATACAGCAGCGGAAGTGGGAGACAACTGGGAAGAGGCCATACGAAGCGGTGTCTACGAGTTCAAATTTTTGCATATTAACGCCTTGAAAAGACTGCTTTATTTCCGGTTTGGCCTTAAGGCAGAACAGGATTTTATCCAGGAAGACCTGTCACTGAAAGAGGTATACTTAACCGTTAAGCAGATCAGTTTGCTTCAACTGTTGATTGGCAGACAGTGGATTGTGCAAGAAGAAGAGCAGGGTAAAGACCAAGCCAAAGCCAGTGACGCATCGTTACGAATCCCTGTCCACATCCGATTGAAGTATTAAAAAACAAATATATGGAACCAAAAGCCGCGATTTTCGCGGTTTTTTTATGATAAGAGAGCTGTTTTCTTTGAAATAAGGCCCTTGACTTTTGCAGGCGTTTAAGCAGGTACTTGACAGCCGTGTGGTATATTATAAAAAGTTGTTTAATGGTGAACATATGATATTTATCAAAATGGGGTGTACGTGATGTATCAATATAAGGATCAGGAATATGAAGGTGTACATTTTGAAGGACGTGATTTGCGGTATGGAGAACTGATAAGCTGTGTTTTCAAACAGTGTACCTTTATGAATGCTTCGATGGAAGAAATCGAGACAAGCAACTGCCGTTTTATCGAGTGTGACTTTAAAGGTGCTTCCATGAATGGTTCCATTCACACAGATTCGGCTTTTGAAAACTGCCTATTTGGTGGCGCTAACCTTTTTGCATCCAAATTCACCTCCTGCAAGATGACGGGTTCGGACTTTGCCGGTGCGCAAATGGATGGTATTACACTAACTCAGGGTGATTGGTCTTATACGAATCTGAGACATACCCGTTTGGGCAAACAGGATTTGCGAGGCATTCGTTTCTTTGAAGCCGATTTTACAGATACAGATTTCACCAAAGCTGATTTGAGAGATTGTGATCTCACAAGAGCAGTTCTGAGCAGAGCGAAGCTGCAAGGGGCCGATCTTAGGGGCGCCAACCTGGAAGGAATCGATTTGAAATCATTGAATATTAAAGGTGTACGTCTGGATCGCGAGCAAGCGGTTCTGTTTGTACGGTCATATGGTGCAAAAATAGATTAACGCAAACATAACTTTATAAACAACAAGAAGCCGCCAGGAACAATAAGGAGGCTTTTTTGTCATGGAGGGAGAGAGACCCTGTTTGAATAGTTATGCAGGAATAAGCGATATGAACAAGAAGTAGTAAACATAAGTTTCAATATAAAGGAGGTTATCATGTCAAACACATTAATTACCATTATTGCTGTTATTGGATTTGGAAAAGTATTCTGATGGAGGGAATTCCCGCGAAGGCGGTAATTCATGAGATTGTGCAGACTTCATCCAGTATGGATAAAAGGCCGGGGGTGCGACTGGATTTGACCGTAACCCAAGGAGATGGGCGTACTTTTTCTTCGACTGTGGAGACCTACATCCCGGTTACGCTTATCCCGCAATTCCAGAAAGGAAATGTTATTAACGTAAGGTACATAGCAGACGGCAATGAAAGAAAGGTTGAGGTCGAGGATGCCTATGTTCCGTAGGTTGAAACTTTGAACGAGTCGATGAGCACAAATAAAAATCAAATCAAAAGCGGATTGGATAGGTGGATATTTTTGAAATTAATTAAAGCATATGATATGGATCTAAATGAAGAATGGTCAACCCACCTTCAACAATTACTTGTTGCCAGTTTTCCAGAGATTTATCCGAAAGACCGTTTGTTTTTCAAGCAAATTCCTCATTGCAGAATATTAGCATTTAACCCAGATAATCAATTGATTGGACATGTAGGATTAGATTACAGAATGATGAATTTAAATGGAAAAGCAATAAGAGTGCTGGGGGTAATTGATCTCTGTGTTTCTACTGCATATCGCTCTCAAGGAATCGGTTCCTTGTTGCTAGCAGAAGTGGACAAGCTGTCGAGAGGGCACATTGATTTTGTGCTTTTATTTGCAGACAATGAAAGCTTGTATAGCAAAAATGGATTCACAACGGTCAGCAACACCTGTAAGTGGTTGAAAATTGATCATGAGACCTTAACTACAATTGGAGTTGGAATTGAGAAGATCGACGGATTAATGGTCAAAGAAGTTGGAACAGTGCCTTGGAGTGAAGGAGAACTTGATTTCTTAGGATATCTGTACTGACCTTAGCATCTAAATCAATGTAACATTAGGAAATGAACATTCAGAAAGGAAGACCACTTGGAGCCACGAAGATCGTGGCTTTTTGGCATGAGTTAAATATATATATTCATAAAATGAATTTGTTGAAAAATATTAAAGTGATAAATTTTATTTATCAAGCAGAAATTTAATTTCATTCATGAAAGTTTCATGAGTTCGTTTACATGCCTTCGAAAATAATTTATAATTGGCATCGGAAGATCGTAGACTAACTAAAAGTTATGAAGTGTAAAAAAGAAATTAAAAAGAAGAGAAAACGTCAAGAGACATCATGAAAGAAGGCAATCAGTAAATGAACTCATTTTTTGTAGATTCTGATGGAAACTTAAAAACCTCATTAAAAGGCAAGGATGTTCTGTCCAATCCCATGTTAAACAAGGGCACAGCCTTTAACGAAGAAGAGAGAAGAGAGCTTAACCTGAATGGCATCCTGCCACCGATGGTTTTAAATATTGAGGAACAAGTGGTTCGAGTATATCAGCAATTGAAGAATGAATCAGATAATTTGCGTAAAAGTATCATGCTTAGTGATTTGTTCAACCGGAATATTGTACTATTCTACCGTCTAATGAAGGATCATCTTAGTGAAATGCTGCCGATTGTGTACACCCCTACGGTCGGACAAGCCATTCAGGAATACAGTCATCAGTACCAAAGACCGGGTGGTTTATATTTATCCATTAATGATATGGACGGGCTGGAGGAAGCTTTCCGAAACAGCGGGTTAAACGCTGGAGATGTCGATTTGATTGTGGTGACTGACTCGGAAAGTATTCTGGGTATCGGCGACTGGGGTGTTGGAGGCATTAATATTGCTATTGGTAAACTCGCGGTATACACAGCAGCTGTAGGTGTTGATCCAAGCCGTGTATTACCTGTCGTGCTGGACGTTGGCACCAATAATCCCAAATTGCTGAATGATCCATTGTATGTAGGTAACCGTCATGAACGCATCCGTGGGGAGAAATATGATCAATTTATCGAAGCCTTTGTGAAAGAAACAACAAAGTGGTTTCCGGATATCCTGCTTCACTGGGAAGACCTGGGCAGCGTAAATGCCAGAAATATCATTCAGAAATATGGGGAAGAACTGCTTACATTTAATGATGATATACAGGGAACGGGTGCGGTAACCCTTGCGGCAATCATGTCCGGAGTTCAAGTGACGGGCGTGCCTCTTCGTGAGCACCGTGTCCTTGTATTTGGACCAGGGGCCGCTGGTATTGGCAACGCGGATCAGATTCGTGACGCCTTGATGGAGGAAGAGCTTGAACAAAAGGAAGCGGAGAGCCGGTTCTGGGCATTCGATTACCGCGGAATTCTCACCGATGAGACGGAAGGGTTATTTGAATTCCAGAAACCATATGTACGTAAAGCTGCGGAAGTGAAAGATTGGGTATTAAATGAGCTGGGACAGGTCAGTTTACTGGAAGCTGTGAAACAGATCAAACCAACGATTTTGATCGGGACTTCCGGTGTGGCAGGTGCCTTTAATGAACAAGTTATTAAAGAAATGGCGAAGCATGTGGAGCGTCCAATCATTATGCCGATGTCCAACCCAACCTCGCTGGCTGAAGCAGCACCAAGTAGTCTGATTGAATGGACGAATGGCAAAGCGCTGATTGCAACAGGTAGTCCATTTGAGCCAGTCATGTATAATGACACTTTATATGAAATTGGTCAATCCAATAATGCTTTTGTGTTCCCTGGTTTGGGACTGGGAGCGATTGTTGCCAAAGCATCGAAGTTCACCAAAAACATGTTCACTGCGGCTGCAGTGGCTGTAGCTAATTCGGTTGATTCCTCTGCACCAGGTGCTCCGCTTCTGCCAAGAGTGAAAGAGCTGCAAGCTGTTTCGTATAAAGTTGCAGTGGCGGTCGCTATGGCTGCAGTGGAAGATGGGGTCGCGCGTGTGGAACTCAAAGACGTAGAAGAGGCCGTAAAAGCTGCCATGTGGCATCCGGTGTACAAACCATTGTATGCTGCCGTTTAATCAATGATTTGATCCATATGAGTCTGATTTGGCGCCTTGACCCATGGGTGTAATTCATGTTAAGTTTCTGGTATTAAATTGTTTAGCTTTTAAAGGGGGATAGAGCGATGACTGAATTAGATGTTGTAGATGTTTATGTGGACCTGTCAGCGAGCATGAACATTGACATGGTTCACAACATAACTAATCAGAATCCGGCACTTTATCCTCCTATACATAGGTCGTCTCGGCGTTAAGTTCTCGGACGCCAGATTTCTTGATCGTATAGTCAGGTTGATGTAAAGCAAAAAAGCACCGGAAAACTGGGGCTTTTTTTGTGTTTTTTCATCTGAGGATATTCTAATAAATCAGACATTGATAAGTTGTCATTCATTCAGAAGCGGATTGAAATTCTGATTATGTTCAAATATAAAGTGAGGGGCCATGTTGGTAACTACCCTGTCGGTTAACTTTTATATTTCACATAAAAAGGATGATCCTTATGTCTTTAATCAACGTTACGAACCTAACCTTTGCCTATGACGGCAGCTACGATAATATATTTGAAAATGTAAGTTTTCAGTTGGACTCCGATTGGAAATTAGGCTTTACTGGAAGGAACGGAAGAGGAAAAACGACATTCCTCAATCTGTTACTCGGTAAATATGAATACAGCGGAACTATTTCTGCGAACGTCAGCTTTGAATACTTTCCTTTTCAGGTTGAGAATAAAGAAGCTATGACTCTCGATGTCATTGAAGAGATCTACCCTGAGTATCTGCACTGGCAGCTTGTGCGTGAGCTTAATCTGTTAAAGGTTTCAGAAGATATTCTGTATCGACCTTTCGATTCCTTATCCAACGGGGAGCAAACGAAGGTGATGCTGGCGGCTTTGTTCCTGAAGGATAATCGATTTTTGCTCATTGATGAACCTACCAATCATCTCGACATTCATGCGAGAAAACTCGTCAGTAATTATCTTCGCAGTAAAAGTGGGTTTATTTTGGTATCTCACGATCGATCCTTTTTGGATAACAGCGTAGATCACATTCTGTCCATCAATAAGAATAACATCGAGATTCAGAAAGGGAATTTCTCCGCTTGGTGGGAAAATAAACAAAGACAAGATCAGTTTGAACTTGCAAGCAATGAGAAGTTAATAAAGGACATCAAGCGTCTATCCGACTCGGCCAAACGGACGGGTGGATGGTCGCATGAAGTCGAAAAAACCAAGAATGGCACAAGAAATTCCGGTTCAAAGGTGGATAAAGGCTATATTGGACACAAGGCTGCCAAAATGATGAAGCGTTCCAAAAATATCGAGCAGAGGCAGCAATCCGCCATCCAGGAAAAGTCCAAACTGCTCAAAAATATCGAAAGTGCAGAACGCCTCCAGATTCATCAACTGGATTTTCACAAGAAGGAACTTGTGGAACTGGAACATGTATCCATTGCATATGATTCCAATGTCGTTTGTAGGGATGTGAGTTTCACTGTTGAAAAAGGGGAGCGTATTGCGCTTTATGGAAAAAATGGTTCGGGTAAATCAAGCATCCTTAAACTGATCTGTGGTGAGCATATCCCTTATACAGGTTATGTTCGAAAGGATCAACAGCTCAAAATCTCATATGTGTCGCAGGACACGTCTGATCTTGGAGGCCATTTATCCGACTATGCGGCCGTTCAGAATATTGATGAAAGCCTGTTTAAATCGATATTAAGAAAGCTGGATTTTTCCAGATTGCAGTTGGAGAAGGATATCTCGACGTATAGCGCAGGGCAAAAAAAGAAAGTGCTGATTGCCAAAAGTCTCAGTGAAAAAGCTCATGTGCACGTTTGGGATGAACCCCTCAACTTTGTAGATGTTATCTCTCGCATGCAAATTGAAGACTTGCTGCTGGAGTACTCCCCGACCCTTCTCTTTGTAGAGCATGACAGTGAATTTTGTGCAAATATTGCAACGAGAATTATCGAGCTGTAAGCAACGGAGAATGCTATTCATGACAAGAGCCGCCGAATGGCGGCTCTTGTTTTTAGGCTTTCCACTTCATCACCAATAATAGAGGACGCTGAAGCGCGTCTGGCAGTCAACCGTGTCAATGGATACGGACTGGCTCAGGGCGTGTTTTTTTTGCGTGGAAAGCTAACTTATTTACTCCAAAAGATTGAGTTAATCCTACGGGTACATATTCAAAATTTAACAGTGTTCAGAATTTAAGATTTTAAACTTACAAAAAATGATATAAATTTCTAGTAGATTCAAATCATTACCAAATTAAGACAGTAAATTTCCGGCAAGGAGGTCGATAATCTGCACTGAAACGGAAACCGTATGAAGCCACTTTTGCACGCATTCCATCATATCCAACAGGAGGGATTCCATGCTTTACACCATTATTGTGCCAGTCAATCAGGACTATAACATTTTGAACCTGTTTACCGATTCACTGCTTCGGACAGTAAGCTCGTCCACTCAAATCATTTTTATCAACGATGGTTCCGGTTCTGCTGTCTTACAGCATTTGGAGAGATTGAAGCAAGAGGTAAGGGAAGGTGTAACAATCGAGATTCTGCAGCATGATTTTCCACTCGGTTGTGCCGTATCGATTAACAGCGCACTGCGGCGAGCAGAGGGAGACTATATTTTCTTCCTGGACTCCGACACGATTCTTCAACCGAACTGGCAGCTGATGATGAAAGAGACAATGGATACTGATATTACTATCGGCATGATTGGCGGGGTACTCTTGTATCCGCAGACGGGAGGTGTGCAGCATTGTGGGATTGCATTTGCCGACACCATCGGCCGTCACTTGTTCCTGAATGCATCCCCTGAAGACATTCCAAAGGAAACATTTTCAGTTCAGCTTGTTGTATTCGCCATGTTCGGCATGAAGAGGGAAGTGTATGAAACGGTAGGCGAGCTGGATGAGAAGTTCTTTAACGGATATGAGGATTTTGATTATCAGATGCGAGCACGAGCAGCCGGATATGATACGGTCATTAACCCGAATATTCACGCCTATCACTGGGAACGGAGCAGTGGCATACATCGCAACTTCAACCGGAAAAACAATCTGGCACGTTTCTGGAAAAAGTGGGGCGGGCAAATTGAGGCTGATGTGTGGCCATTCGTATTCAGTCATCTGAAAGAACAGCTGGATAGCCAAAGTGAATATCAGCATCTGCCAATTGTTGGCATTGATCTTGCCGAAGTTCGCAGTGATGCGGATACATTCTGGACCAAGCTGGAGGAAGCTGACATTGCACCTGTTGCAGAGGTGCGTGACTATTCCAACCGCTTTAACTCGAATGGAGCCATCTGGCTGCCGCAGGTTCTGGGCAAGGAGCTGATTCACAGCGAAAACCGATTATTGTTTCTGGTGGACAATTTCGCCCGTTTGCTGGAAAACCGTTACTGGATTGAGATGAGACATGCTCATCGGGCTAAAGATCTGATTATTGATCTGTATGGCAATGTCATTACCATGGATCGCATATATGATGGCTGCTGGCCGGGCTCCAAAGTTCGCTAACTCAAAAACCAAGTAAACAGGGAGGAACCAAAGGTGAATTCAAAAGAGAGCACGCTGGATCGTGCCGTAAGGTTTACACGGAATATGGAGTGGTTGGAACATGTCAAAAAGGTCATTCCGAGCGGATGCAGTACGTTAGCCAAAGCACCAGAACGATTATTTCCGGGATATACGCCCGTATGCTGCGCAGAAGCACGGAATTCCCGTTTTATCGATATTGATGGAAATGAATGGCTGGATTGTGAGATGGCCATGGGGACGGCGCCATGGGGACATGCAAGGCACGAAGTTCAACTGACCGTCATTCATCAGTTGAAAAAAGGGACAAGTTATTCCATTCCTGCTGACATTGAACTTGAATGCGCTGAACTGATTTTGGAACGGTTTGAAGGCCGCTATCCTTCAATTCGATTCACCAAAAGCGGCGCTGATGCCGTTAGTGGAGCCGTACGGCTGGCTCGTGCGGGAAGTGGCAAAAGCAGGGTCATCGCAACGGCTTATCACGGTTGGCATGACTGGTCTGCCTACGGTTACTATGGCCGTGAAACGAAAGAGCGAGGCATTCCATTGGATATCGAAAGAACAACCATCTGGATAGACAAGCCCTCGCCAGAGCGGATCGAGGCCCAAATCCAATCCTCTCCCGAGGATATCGCCTGCATTGTCCTTTGTCCGAATGAATGGAAACGTGAGTCGTTGGAGCAAGTGGTATCCCTATGCCGGTCATTGGATATTATCGTCATATTTGATGAAGTCACCTCCGGCATTCGAATGGGCAAACAAGCAACAGCAGGGGAATACGGCATCTGGCCGGATTTGCTCTGTATTTCCAAAGGCATGGCGAATGGACTGCCACTCGCAGCCGTAATGGGACCGGAACATCTGATGTCATTATCGGGACAGGTCAGATTCAGCAACGCCCATTCCAGCGAGACCACTGCGCTCGCAGCAGCGATTGCATGTGAGCGATTGATGAAAAGCGCTAAAGTATGGCCTAGCTGGCGTGAGGCCACCATTCGGATTATGGACCTGATTGAAGCCGAGCTCGTGCTTCTTGGACTAACCGATCAATTGGTGTTGAAGGGGACCTATGCAAGCTTTTCCATTAGCTCTATTTCAGAGGAAAACTTCCATACCGATCCTTTCCGTGAGTTTATGGTCAAACGAATGGCCCACTTCGGAATTTTCACCAAAGGGTACTTTATTTTTTCTGATGCTCATACTCGGGAAGAACTGCTGTGGGTAGAGGAAGCACTTTTGCAAACACTATCGGACTGGAAAGAAGAGCTGAAACAGGAACATCTTTCGAATTGAGATTTGCGAAAACGTTTAAAATTTTATCCAAATTATATTATAAAATCTGGGGATAACAGCGATTGGAAGGTTGTTCTGTCATCGGAGTGGATTGTGTAAAATCTTTAGTTCAACTTATATAGAACATCGACTAGGAGGAATATTCAATGAAAGCACTCGTATATCAGGATCTTAAACAGGTGACGTACCAGGATATTGAGGAGCCAACCATACAAAAGCCTAACCAGGTAAAAATTAAAATCTATGGTTCAGGCATCTGCGGTACAGACCTGAATATTGTCAAAGGCAAAGTGCCGGCGAATAAAGGAACGATTATCGGTCATGAAGGCGTAGGTACAGTGGTTGAGGTTGGCGACGAAGTTCGCGGTTTCAAGATAGGTGATCGGGTATTGGTTGATCCCACGCAATCTTGTGGTACCTGCTCCTATTGCCGCGAAGGTCTTTTCATCTATTGCGAGAATTTTGATGACTATCAGGTAGGCATGACAACTCACGGGACCTTTGCTGAATACTTTGTTGGGGATGAGAAGTATATCTATGCCATCCCGGATTCCATGAGCTGGGAAACGGCCATGATGATCGAACCACTGGGTTGTGTTCTCCAGACATTCATGAAAGCAGGCGTCAAGCCGAGTGACTCGGTACTCGTCCTTGGTTCCGGTGCAATCGGTTCTCTGTGTCAGCTTGTGAGCAAACGATTGGCAAGGCTTACAGTAGGTACGGAAGTCGATCCATTCCGCAAAGAGTTCGCTTCAGAGATTGCGGATTATGTGTTCTATCCTCAGGAACTGACGCTCGATAAAGTATACGAGATTAATAATAAGAAGTTCGATATCGTGGTGGACGCGGTTGGCAATCAGCTTCATGTAGGATTTGAGATGATTGCCAAAGGCGGCAAGATCATTCCTATGGGTTATGACGACAGTTATGAGGTGACGTTCAAATCAACTGCCGTAATTAATGATGGCATTAGTATCATTGGGGCGGTAGCTAATCACTCGATGATCAGTACAGCATTGAAATTTGCTCAAAGTATTCCGGAACTGGAGCAGATGGTAACGGCCAAGGAACTGCTGAGTGATTATGAACAGGCCTTCAATGGGACGATTGGTTATGACCTGCGTACCGGAGAGACGCTGCCCATGAATTCGGTCAAAACAGCTCTTATTCTATAAGCATGTAGTCATTATCGGGTTCGCCGCTGCGAAAAGCAGGAATTCGCAGCGGTGAAAACTACCGCAGAAAAAGGGGGAGATATCGATTGAAGCTGCTACAGGATTTGCCGAGAAATCCGCGGTATTCCATCTTACTTGAACCGGTATGGGCCATTCCGGGCACGATTGTTCTTTTCTATGCTCCCTTATATATGAAGGAAGCCGGACTTTCGGATATTGAAATCGGTTTGATCAATTCGGTAAATCTTTATTTTGCCTTTATATTTCAGTTATTTGCGGGTTCAATCACGAATAAGCTTGGTCGCAAGCGAACAACGCTGATTTTTGATCTGATTGCCTGGAGTGTTCCCATGTTCATCTGGGCATTTTCCCACAATTTCTGGCTGTTTCTGATCGCTTACCTGCTGAATGCCACCTCCAAGTTTGTGACGGTTTCCTTCAACTGTCTCATTATCGAGGATGTTGAGGAACACAAGCGTTCCAAGGTATTCGCCATTCTCAACATGATTATTACAGGTGCTGGAGTACTTACACCGATTGCCGGGGTAGTCATTGCCGATTTTGGCATTGTGCCAACGCTGGCCAGTATTTATTTTGTTGGTGGCATTCTGATGACTGTTATGTTCTTCATTCGAAACCGCTATACGGATGAGACTGAAGTGGGGAAGGAGCTTATGGGAATGCATAGCCAGACCCGAGTGATACAGAGTCTGGCTTCCAGTCTGCGACTATTCGGCAGATCGTTCTACAAACGGAGGCTTTTACCGATTATTCTGATTACGGTGCTGTCCAATCTGATCCTGCAATTGAATTTCTTTCAGGTAATTTTTTTCAAGGAACAGTTGAAATTTAATGATCAGATTATTTCATTTATACCCGTCG includes:
- a CDS encoding Lsa family ABC-F type ribosomal protection protein; this encodes MSLINVTNLTFAYDGSYDNIFENVSFQLDSDWKLGFTGRNGRGKTTFLNLLLGKYEYSGTISANVSFEYFPFQVENKEAMTLDVIEEIYPEYLHWQLVRELNLLKVSEDILYRPFDSLSNGEQTKVMLAALFLKDNRFLLIDEPTNHLDIHARKLVSNYLRSKSGFILVSHDRSFLDNSVDHILSINKNNIEIQKGNFSAWWENKQRQDQFELASNEKLIKDIKRLSDSAKRTGGWSHEVEKTKNGTRNSGSKVDKGYIGHKAAKMMKRSKNIEQRQQSAIQEKSKLLKNIESAERLQIHQLDFHKKELVELEHVSIAYDSNVVCRDVSFTVEKGERIALYGKNGSGKSSILKLICGEHIPYTGYVRKDQQLKISYVSQDTSDLGGHLSDYAAVQNIDESLFKSILRKLDFSRLQLEKDISTYSAGQKKKVLIAKSLSEKAHVHVWDEPLNFVDVISRMQIEDLLLEYSPTLLFVEHDSEFCANIATRIIEL
- a CDS encoding glycosyltransferase family 2 protein: MLYTIIVPVNQDYNILNLFTDSLLRTVSSSTQIIFINDGSGSAVLQHLERLKQEVREGVTIEILQHDFPLGCAVSINSALRRAEGDYIFFLDSDTILQPNWQLMMKETMDTDITIGMIGGVLLYPQTGGVQHCGIAFADTIGRHLFLNASPEDIPKETFSVQLVVFAMFGMKREVYETVGELDEKFFNGYEDFDYQMRARAAGYDTVINPNIHAYHWERSSGIHRNFNRKNNLARFWKKWGGQIEADVWPFVFSHLKEQLDSQSEYQHLPIVGIDLAEVRSDADTFWTKLEEADIAPVAEVRDYSNRFNSNGAIWLPQVLGKELIHSENRLLFLVDNFARLLENRYWIEMRHAHRAKDLIIDLYGNVITMDRIYDGCWPGSKVR
- a CDS encoding aminotransferase class III-fold pyridoxal phosphate-dependent enzyme, which translates into the protein MNSKESTLDRAVRFTRNMEWLEHVKKVIPSGCSTLAKAPERLFPGYTPVCCAEARNSRFIDIDGNEWLDCEMAMGTAPWGHARHEVQLTVIHQLKKGTSYSIPADIELECAELILERFEGRYPSIRFTKSGADAVSGAVRLARAGSGKSRVIATAYHGWHDWSAYGYYGRETKERGIPLDIERTTIWIDKPSPERIEAQIQSSPEDIACIVLCPNEWKRESLEQVVSLCRSLDIIVIFDEVTSGIRMGKQATAGEYGIWPDLLCISKGMANGLPLAAVMGPEHLMSLSGQVRFSNAHSSETTALAAAIACERLMKSAKVWPSWREATIRIMDLIEAELVLLGLTDQLVLKGTYASFSISSISEENFHTDPFREFMVKRMAHFGIFTKGYFIFSDAHTREELLWVEEALLQTLSDWKEELKQEHLSN
- a CDS encoding zinc-dependent alcohol dehydrogenase — protein: MKALVYQDLKQVTYQDIEEPTIQKPNQVKIKIYGSGICGTDLNIVKGKVPANKGTIIGHEGVGTVVEVGDEVRGFKIGDRVLVDPTQSCGTCSYCREGLFIYCENFDDYQVGMTTHGTFAEYFVGDEKYIYAIPDSMSWETAMMIEPLGCVLQTFMKAGVKPSDSVLVLGSGAIGSLCQLVSKRLARLTVGTEVDPFRKEFASEIADYVFYPQELTLDKVYEINNKKFDIVVDAVGNQLHVGFEMIAKGGKIIPMGYDDSYEVTFKSTAVINDGISIIGAVANHSMISTALKFAQSIPELEQMVTAKELLSDYEQAFNGTIGYDLRTGETLPMNSVKTALIL
- a CDS encoding MFS transporter; the protein is MKLLQDLPRNPRYSILLEPVWAIPGTIVLFYAPLYMKEAGLSDIEIGLINSVNLYFAFIFQLFAGSITNKLGRKRTTLIFDLIAWSVPMFIWAFSHNFWLFLIAYLLNATSKFVTVSFNCLIIEDVEEHKRSKVFAILNMIITGAGVLTPIAGVVIADFGIVPTLASIYFVGGILMTVMFFIRNRYTDETEVGKELMGMHSQTRVIQSLASSLRLFGRSFYKRRLLPIILITVLSNLILQLNFFQVIFFKEQLKFNDQIISFIPVVTAVTVMLLYLVIIPRLKRRSEEKYVGFSIILSTVGAILFLLIPAGNIAMLFLTLIVLAAGNFILQTYRDSLLMNRLGTHEKADMFSAVQTVMTLTAIPSGYLTGLLYHYNSVLLFSVILALYIVLMVIMLFLPDSKKHSQVITTYKNM